The Streptomyces sp. NBC_01197 genome window below encodes:
- the mshD gene encoding mycothiol synthase has protein sequence MTNAPSDSAAGRQIQTLDTLNADQEQAVRALLAEAARTDGQQAVSEQGRLQLRGERREGVQHFLVSVGDTLTGYAQLEATDPVEAPAAELVVHPSHRGQGNGRALGSALLAASGRRLRVWAHGGHAAARHLAQVLGLAMFRELRQLRRPLAPLDIPEPVYPDGVTVRTFVPGQDDAAWLAVNAAAFAHHPEQGSMSQRDLDDRKAESWFDPKGFFLAVRDADADGPGGEIVGFHWTKVHADEQLGEVYVVGIRPDAQGGGLGKALTATGLRHLAAEGLPTAMLYVDADNTAAVTVYERLGFTTHEVDLMYRSES, from the coding sequence ATGACGAATGCGCCCTCAGACTCCGCGGCCGGCCGGCAGATCCAGACCCTCGACACGCTCAACGCCGACCAGGAGCAAGCCGTACGTGCGCTGCTCGCCGAGGCCGCGCGGACCGACGGGCAGCAGGCCGTCTCCGAGCAGGGGCGGCTCCAGTTGCGCGGCGAGCGGCGCGAAGGGGTTCAGCACTTCCTGGTCAGCGTCGGTGACACGCTCACCGGGTACGCCCAGCTGGAGGCGACCGACCCCGTCGAGGCGCCCGCCGCCGAGCTCGTCGTCCACCCCTCGCACCGGGGGCAGGGCAACGGCCGCGCACTCGGCTCCGCGCTGCTGGCCGCCTCCGGGCGGCGGCTGCGCGTCTGGGCGCACGGCGGACACGCGGCGGCCCGCCACCTCGCCCAGGTTCTCGGGCTGGCCATGTTCCGTGAACTGCGCCAGCTGCGGCGGCCGTTGGCCCCGCTGGACATCCCCGAGCCGGTGTACCCGGACGGTGTCACCGTGCGGACCTTCGTACCCGGTCAGGACGATGCGGCCTGGCTCGCCGTGAACGCCGCCGCCTTCGCCCACCACCCCGAGCAGGGGTCGATGAGCCAGCGCGACCTGGACGACCGTAAGGCGGAGTCCTGGTTCGACCCGAAGGGGTTCTTCCTGGCGGTACGGGACGCGGATGCGGACGGCCCCGGCGGCGAGATCGTCGGTTTCCACTGGACGAAGGTGCACGCCGACGAGCAGCTGGGCGAGGTCTACGTGGTCGGTATCCGCCCGGACGCCCAGGGCGGCGGCCTCGGCAAGGCACTGACCGCGACCGGGCTGCGCCACCTCGCGGCCGAGGGGCTGCCCACGGCGATGCTGTACGTGGACGCCGACAACACGGCCGCCGTCACGGTGTACGAGCGGCTGGGCTTCACCACGCATGAGGTCGACCTGATGTACCGCTCGGAGTCCTGA
- a CDS encoding GntR family transcriptional regulator — protein MIEFRIDRRSGVSTYLQIVQQTKQALRLGLLRPGDQLPTARAVVESTAINPNTVLKAYRELEREGLVEARRGMGTFIRKSLGHTPPADSALRAELTEWAARARTAGLEKDDAAALCASVLDDCFQDIADTSGATDTSGASRSSAASRSSAHARATTAAADRSKGDKHT, from the coding sequence GTGATCGAGTTCCGTATCGACCGGCGCAGCGGTGTCTCGACGTATCTCCAGATCGTCCAGCAGACCAAGCAGGCTCTGCGCCTGGGTCTGTTGCGGCCCGGTGATCAGCTGCCCACCGCACGCGCCGTGGTCGAGTCCACCGCCATCAACCCCAACACCGTCCTGAAGGCCTACCGCGAACTGGAACGCGAGGGACTGGTCGAGGCCCGGCGCGGCATGGGCACCTTCATCCGCAAGTCGCTCGGGCACACCCCGCCAGCCGATTCGGCGCTGCGGGCCGAGCTGACCGAGTGGGCCGCCCGGGCCCGTACGGCCGGACTGGAGAAGGACGACGCGGCAGCGCTCTGCGCCTCCGTACTCGACGACTGCTTCCAGGACATCGCCGACACCAGCGGCGCCACGGACACCAGCGGCGCCTCACGCAGCAGCGCCGCCTCGCGCAGCAGCGCCCATGCCCGCGCCACGACCGCCGCCGCAGACCGCTCCAAGGGGGACAAGCACACATGA
- a CDS encoding PDDEXK nuclease domain-containing protein gives MNDDTARGVVPAQASALPPGFFDLVHDLKAIVRGAHVRAQLKVNTEMLLMYWEIGRTILARQQDEKWGTKVIERISAELRTEFPNQRGFSTRNLQYMQQLARTWLEQFAQQAAAQLPWGHLQLLMDKCETRFELDFYAQHAVHHGWSRDHLGSMIHTALHRAKGAAANNFDVSLPESSDAVKEVFKDPYRLDFTELTGRPAERDLEDALVAHLVRFLTELGVGFAFVGRQYPVMVGDTEFRIDLLFYHCKLHCYVVLELKTRKAHPEHFGQLGFYVSVVDDLVRDKDADGPTLGILIAESRDRSMVEYALRGYSKPLAVSTYAGLPEHVQGLLPSAEDLSRIADDVLRKPSGGA, from the coding sequence ATGAACGACGACACGGCCAGGGGCGTTGTGCCCGCTCAGGCCTCCGCTCTCCCGCCCGGCTTCTTCGACTTGGTGCACGATCTCAAGGCGATCGTGCGTGGCGCCCATGTCCGCGCCCAGCTGAAGGTCAACACGGAGATGCTCCTCATGTACTGGGAGATCGGCCGGACGATCCTGGCCCGGCAACAGGACGAGAAGTGGGGCACGAAGGTCATCGAGCGCATCTCGGCCGAGCTGCGCACCGAGTTTCCGAACCAGCGGGGGTTCAGTACGCGCAACCTCCAGTACATGCAGCAGCTGGCTCGAACATGGCTCGAACAATTTGCGCAGCAAGCTGCTGCGCAATTGCCATGGGGGCACCTCCAGCTCCTGATGGACAAGTGCGAAACCCGCTTCGAGCTGGACTTCTACGCCCAGCACGCCGTCCACCACGGCTGGTCCCGCGACCATCTCGGCTCGATGATCCACACCGCACTGCACCGTGCCAAAGGCGCCGCCGCCAATAACTTCGACGTCAGCCTGCCCGAGAGTTCCGACGCGGTGAAGGAGGTCTTCAAGGATCCCTACCGGCTCGACTTCACCGAACTGACCGGACGCCCGGCAGAGCGCGATCTGGAGGACGCGCTCGTCGCCCATCTGGTCCGGTTCCTGACGGAACTCGGCGTCGGCTTCGCGTTCGTGGGGCGCCAGTACCCCGTGATGGTGGGTGACACCGAGTTCCGTATCGACCTGCTCTTCTACCACTGCAAGCTGCACTGCTACGTGGTGCTGGAGCTCAAGACCCGGAAGGCTCACCCGGAGCACTTCGGACAGCTCGGCTTCTATGTGTCGGTGGTCGACGACCTGGTCCGCGACAAAGATGCCGACGGCCCTACCCTCGGCATCCTCATCGCCGAGAGCCGGGACCGCTCCATGGTCGAGTACGCACTGCGCGGATACAGCAAACCCCTGGCAGTCAGCACCTACGCCGGACTGCCGGAGCACGTACAGGGGCTGCTGCCCAGCGCGGAGGACCTCTCCCGCATCGCGGACGACGTCCTGCGCAAGCCGTCCGGCGGCGCCTGA
- a CDS encoding ABC transporter ATP-binding protein, translated as MTDTAIEAFGLGKTYGRRRGWALRGCSFRLPAGRVCALVGPNGAGKSTLLAHTAGLLRPTEGAVQVLGTSPAAARERIAFVAQSKPLVGQLTVAETLRMGYELNPARWDAAAAERIIAGGKFNRNDPVRTLSGGQRTRVALALALGKRPELMLLDEPMADLDPLARHELMGALMSEAAEHGTTIVMSSHVLSELDGACDYLLLVDAGRVRLGGETEDLLAAHTLLTGPVAALDPHTVIESRTTGRQLSALVRRDGPVSGDWQTMEPSLEELLLAHLRSPDAPALLTPSAEHRTEARA; from the coding sequence ATGACCGACACCGCCATCGAGGCCTTCGGGCTCGGCAAGACGTACGGGAGACGGCGCGGCTGGGCGCTGCGGGGCTGTTCCTTCCGGCTACCCGCCGGGCGGGTCTGCGCACTCGTGGGCCCCAACGGCGCCGGCAAGTCGACGCTGCTCGCCCACACCGCGGGACTGCTGCGGCCCACCGAGGGCGCCGTACAGGTGCTCGGGACCTCTCCCGCCGCCGCCCGTGAGCGGATCGCCTTCGTCGCCCAGAGCAAGCCGCTCGTCGGGCAGTTGACCGTCGCGGAGACCCTGCGCATGGGGTACGAGCTGAACCCGGCCCGCTGGGACGCGGCGGCCGCCGAGCGGATCATCGCTGGAGGCAAGTTCAACCGCAACGACCCCGTCCGTACCCTCTCCGGCGGCCAGCGCACCCGCGTCGCCCTCGCACTCGCTCTCGGCAAGCGGCCCGAACTGATGCTGCTCGACGAGCCGATGGCCGATCTCGACCCGCTCGCCCGGCACGAGCTGATGGGCGCCCTGATGTCCGAGGCCGCCGAGCACGGGACGACGATCGTGATGTCCTCCCATGTCCTGTCCGAACTGGACGGCGCCTGCGACTACTTGCTGCTGGTCGACGCCGGCCGGGTACGGCTGGGCGGCGAGACCGAGGACCTGCTCGCCGCTCACACCCTGCTGACCGGGCCGGTGGCCGCCCTCGACCCGCACACCGTCATCGAATCGCGCACCACAGGACGGCAACTGTCCGCGCTGGTACGGCGGGACGGTCCGGTGTCGGGCGACTGGCAGACCATGGAACCGTCCCTGGAGGAGCTGCTCCTCGCCCATCTGCGGTCACCCGACGCACCCGCCCTGCTGACACCGAGCGCCGAACACCGTACGGAGGCAAGGGCATGA
- a CDS encoding erythromycin esterase family protein, with protein MVTDIKGTAHAVEAAALVRLLPARPRLLALGEPTHREDALLDLRNELFRQLVEEEGYRTIAIESDCMMGLVVDDYVTSGRGTLDEAMERGISHGWGASAANRELVHWMRASNVRSENDGRPASERLHFAGFDGPLEITHAASPRQALTALHGYLAARVDADLLCCTAETLDRLLGADDRWTNPAAMMDPARSVGQSAEARELRLLADDLVALLNEQTPQLITATSREDWDRARLYGRTATGLLRYHYWMADTSPSRMTRLLGLRDQMMADNLLAVAAQGPALAHAHNGHLQRPKSTMRMGGQPLEWWSAGALVSTHLGEEYAFVATALGTIRHQGVNVPPPDTVEGLLYALPDDRYVVDARRLATALGDIRPAPRVSPWFGYSPFDPAHLTDSDGIVFVKDVPQNQAFSC; from the coding sequence ATGGTTACTGACATCAAGGGCACCGCCCATGCCGTCGAGGCCGCCGCCCTCGTGAGGCTGCTCCCGGCCCGGCCCCGGCTGCTCGCCCTGGGCGAGCCCACCCACCGCGAAGACGCTCTGCTCGACCTGCGCAACGAGCTCTTCCGGCAGCTCGTCGAGGAGGAGGGCTACCGGACGATCGCGATCGAGAGCGACTGCATGATGGGCCTGGTCGTCGACGACTACGTCACCTCGGGCAGGGGCACCCTCGACGAAGCCATGGAACGCGGAATCAGCCACGGCTGGGGCGCATCGGCGGCCAACCGCGAACTCGTCCACTGGATGCGCGCCTCCAACGTCCGTTCCGAGAACGACGGCCGGCCCGCGTCCGAGCGGCTCCACTTCGCCGGCTTCGACGGCCCGCTGGAGATCACCCACGCCGCGAGCCCCCGGCAGGCCCTCACCGCACTCCACGGCTACCTCGCGGCCCGGGTGGACGCGGACCTGCTCTGCTGCACCGCGGAAACGCTCGACCGCCTGCTCGGCGCCGACGACCGGTGGACCAATCCCGCCGCGATGATGGACCCGGCCCGGTCCGTGGGGCAGTCGGCCGAGGCCAGGGAGCTGCGGCTGCTCGCCGACGACCTGGTGGCGCTGCTCAACGAGCAGACGCCACAGCTGATCACGGCGACCTCGCGGGAGGACTGGGACCGGGCGCGCCTGTACGGGCGCACCGCGACCGGTCTGCTGCGCTACCACTACTGGATGGCCGACACCTCACCGAGCCGTATGACGCGGCTGTTGGGCCTGCGGGACCAGATGATGGCCGACAACCTCCTCGCCGTCGCCGCCCAGGGCCCGGCACTGGCCCACGCCCACAACGGCCATCTCCAGCGGCCCAAGAGCACGATGCGGATGGGCGGTCAGCCGCTGGAGTGGTGGAGCGCCGGCGCACTCGTGAGCACCCACTTGGGCGAGGAGTACGCCTTCGTAGCCACTGCCCTCGGCACCATCCGGCACCAGGGCGTCAACGTCCCGCCACCGGACACCGTCGAAGGGCTCCTGTACGCGCTCCCGGACGACCGCTACGTCGTCGACGCGCGCCGCCTGGCCACCGCCCTCGGCGACATACGGCCCGCGCCCCGCGTGTCCCCCTGGTTCGGCTACTCCCCATTCGACCCTGCCCATCTGACGGACAGCGACGGCATCGTGTTCGTCAAGGACGTCCCGCAGAACCAGGCATTTTCGTGTTGA
- a CDS encoding ABC transporter permease, producing the protein MSTLHQNTETTDASGASGAHPGSQRLRGPYWAAARMHRSTLQGAAGLLVLAVLLLIAIHLWGGGLAGGYWTDTRVVENASSVIALLPYLIAAFVAGPVVARELESGSHQLLWTQSVSPVRWFAAKLAVPTALALVGSVVLDCLYRWVWSTSRHENPALNWYSDSVYQAIGPIGIATALLVVPLGALTGLLVRRTVPAIVTSLIATAVVSDVVGAVRGHLWPVVTVRTSLATGYPAMNGMVTSEGAVTTSGAHVADPICVDDKQCQAAHHLAGYFRSSHPVSHFWPLQLVETGLLLALTAVLTLVVFRIVKRMAV; encoded by the coding sequence ATGAGCACCCTGCACCAGAACACCGAGACCACAGACGCATCGGGCGCGTCCGGCGCACACCCCGGCTCGCAGCGGCTGCGCGGTCCGTACTGGGCCGCCGCCCGGATGCACCGCTCCACCCTCCAGGGGGCCGCCGGGCTCCTCGTCCTGGCCGTGCTCCTGCTGATCGCGATCCACCTCTGGGGCGGCGGCCTGGCGGGCGGGTACTGGACGGACACCCGGGTGGTGGAGAACGCCTCATCGGTGATCGCGCTGCTCCCCTATCTGATCGCCGCTTTCGTGGCCGGTCCGGTGGTCGCCCGCGAGCTGGAGTCCGGCAGCCACCAGCTGCTGTGGACGCAGTCCGTCTCCCCCGTCCGCTGGTTCGCGGCGAAACTCGCCGTGCCGACCGCGCTGGCCCTCGTCGGTTCGGTCGTCCTCGACTGCCTCTACCGCTGGGTGTGGAGCACCAGCCGGCACGAGAACCCGGCCCTGAACTGGTACTCCGACAGCGTCTACCAGGCCATCGGCCCGATCGGCATCGCAACCGCCCTGCTCGTGGTCCCGCTCGGCGCCCTGACCGGCCTGCTGGTCCGCCGCACCGTGCCCGCGATCGTGACCAGCCTGATCGCCACCGCGGTCGTGTCCGATGTGGTCGGAGCCGTACGCGGTCACCTCTGGCCGGTCGTGACCGTCCGCACCAGCCTCGCCACGGGCTACCCGGCGATGAACGGCATGGTCACCAGCGAGGGCGCCGTCACGACGAGCGGCGCCCACGTCGCCGACCCGATCTGCGTGGACGACAAGCAGTGCCAGGCGGCCCACCACCTGGCGGGCTACTTCCGCTCCTCGCACCCCGTGTCCCACTTCTGGCCGCTCCAGCTGGTCGAGACCGGCCTCCTGCTGGCCCTGACCGCCGTACTGACCCTGGTGGTGTTCCGCATCGTGAAGCGGATGGCCGTCTGA